A genomic window from Acinetobacter lwoffii includes:
- the acnD gene encoding Fe/S-dependent 2-methylisocitrate dehydratase AcnD: MNNNYRKPLQSTQLEYYDVRQAIEDIQPGAYAKLPYTSKVLAEQLVRRCDPAILEQSLRQLIERKQEHDFPWYPARVVCHDILGQTALVDLAGLRDAIAEQGGDPSKVNPVVPTQLIVDHSLAVEFGGFDPDAFEKNRAIEDRRNEDRFHFIEWTKTAFENVDVIPAGNGIMHQINLEKMSPVIQNRDGLAFPDTCVGTDSHTPHTDALGVISIGVGGLEAENVMLGRASWMRLPDIIGVELVGQRKPGITATDIVLALTEFLRKERVVGAYLEFFGEGADSMSVGDRATISNMTPEYGATAAMFYIDQNTIDYLTLTGREPEQVKLVETYAKEIGLWASDMTQAEYPRVLHFDLSTVTRNIAGPSNPHARVSTSDLKEKGIAGNLDAARAQEAEGLMPDGAVIIAAITSCTNTSNPRNTVAAGLLARKANELGLVRKPWVKSSFAPGSKAAALYLEEAGVLKDLEKLGFGIVAYACTTCNGMSGALDPKIQQEIIDRDLYATAVLSGNRNFDGRIHPYAKQAFLASPPLVVAYAIAGTIRFDIEKDALGNDKDGNPIYLKDIWPSDEEIDALVKVAVKPEQFKKIYIPMFDLGVNEKATSPLYDWRPQSTYIRRPPYWEGALAAPRTLSNMRPLAILGDNITTDHLSPSNAIVLDSASGEYLKKMGVPEEDFNSYATHRGDHLTTQRATFANPKLFNEMVVRSDGTIKQGSKARVEPEGEVMRMWEAIEIYMNRKQPLIIIAGKDYGQGSSRDWAAKGVRLAGVEAIVAEGFERIHRTNLVGMGVLPLEFKLGTDRKTLGLDGTELYSVIGNIAPRSTLTLVIERSTDDGKNQIIEVPVTCRLDTEEEVHVYEAGGVLQRFAQDFLEGNVA; this comes from the coding sequence ATGAACAACAACTACCGTAAACCGCTGCAATCCACCCAGCTGGAATATTATGACGTGCGACAGGCCATAGAAGATATTCAGCCAGGCGCATATGCCAAACTTCCTTATACTTCCAAAGTCCTGGCAGAGCAGTTGGTGCGTCGTTGTGATCCTGCCATTCTGGAACAGTCTTTACGCCAGTTAATTGAGCGTAAACAGGAACATGATTTTCCCTGGTATCCGGCACGTGTAGTGTGTCATGACATCTTGGGACAAACGGCGCTGGTGGACCTTGCCGGTTTACGTGATGCGATTGCAGAACAGGGCGGTGACCCGTCTAAAGTCAATCCGGTAGTTCCAACCCAGCTGATTGTCGACCATTCACTGGCGGTTGAGTTTGGTGGTTTTGATCCGGATGCCTTTGAGAAAAACCGTGCCATTGAAGACCGTCGTAACGAAGACCGTTTCCATTTTATTGAATGGACTAAAACCGCGTTTGAAAATGTTGATGTAATTCCTGCGGGCAATGGCATCATGCACCAGATCAATCTGGAGAAAATGTCTCCGGTGATTCAAAACCGTGATGGTCTGGCATTCCCGGACACCTGTGTTGGTACAGATTCGCATACGCCACATACCGATGCATTGGGTGTGATCTCGATTGGTGTGGGTGGCTTGGAAGCTGAAAATGTGATGCTTGGTCGTGCGTCTTGGATGCGTCTGCCTGATATCATTGGTGTGGAATTGGTCGGTCAGCGCAAGCCGGGTATTACCGCAACGGATATCGTCTTGGCATTAACTGAATTCCTGCGTAAAGAGCGTGTGGTTGGCGCATATTTAGAATTCTTTGGTGAAGGTGCTGACAGCATGTCGGTGGGTGATCGCGCCACGATTTCCAACATGACGCCTGAGTATGGCGCAACGGCTGCGATGTTCTATATCGACCAGAACACCATTGATTATCTGACCTTGACCGGTCGTGAGCCTGAGCAAGTCAAACTGGTCGAAACTTATGCCAAAGAGATCGGGCTTTGGGCATCGGATATGACCCAAGCGGAATATCCACGTGTGCTGCATTTCGATTTATCGACTGTGACACGTAATATCGCTGGCCCATCGAATCCGCATGCACGTGTATCAACCTCTGACCTGAAAGAAAAAGGTATTGCCGGTAATCTAGATGCTGCTCGCGCACAAGAAGCAGAAGGCTTAATGCCAGATGGCGCGGTGATTATCGCGGCGATTACCTCTTGTACCAATACCTCTAACCCACGTAATACGGTGGCGGCAGGTTTGCTAGCACGTAAGGCCAATGAATTGGGCTTGGTGCGTAAACCTTGGGTGAAATCTTCTTTTGCACCGGGTTCTAAAGCGGCTGCTTTGTATTTGGAAGAAGCAGGCGTACTTAAAGATTTAGAAAAACTGGGCTTTGGTATCGTGGCCTATGCATGCACGACTTGTAACGGCATGTCGGGCGCATTAGATCCAAAGATTCAGCAGGAAATCATCGACCGTGACCTGTATGCAACAGCGGTGCTTTCGGGCAACCGTAACTTCGATGGACGTATTCATCCTTATGCGAAGCAGGCATTCTTGGCTTCACCGCCATTAGTAGTGGCTTATGCGATTGCCGGTACGATTCGTTTTGACATAGAAAAGGATGCTTTAGGAAATGATAAAGATGGCAACCCGATTTATCTGAAAGATATCTGGCCATCGGATGAAGAAATTGATGCGCTGGTGAAAGTTGCTGTAAAACCAGAACAATTCAAAAAAATCTATATTCCGATGTTCGACTTGGGTGTGAATGAAAAAGCAACAAGTCCGTTGTATGACTGGCGTCCGCAAAGTACCTATATCCGTCGTCCGCCGTATTGGGAAGGGGCTTTGGCTGCACCGCGTACCTTGTCAAATATGCGTCCGCTGGCGATCTTGGGCGATAACATCACCACTGATCATTTATCACCATCGAATGCCATTGTGCTCGACAGTGCTTCAGGTGAATACCTGAAAAAAATGGGTGTGCCTGAGGAAGACTTTAACTCCTATGCAACGCATCGCGGTGATCACCTCACCACGCAACGTGCGACTTTTGCCAACCCTAAACTGTTCAATGAAATGGTGGTGCGTTCTGACGGTACCATTAAACAAGGTTCTAAAGCACGTGTGGAGCCTGAAGGTGAAGTGATGCGTATGTGGGAAGCGATTGAGATCTACATGAACCGTAAACAGCCGTTGATCATTATTGCCGGTAAGGATTATGGTCAGGGTTCGAGTCGTGACTGGGCAGCGAAAGGTGTACGTCTTGCAGGTGTAGAAGCAATTGTCGCTGAAGGTTTTGAGCGTATTCATCGTACCAATCTGGTCGGTATGGGCGTGTTGCCGCTTGAGTTTAAACTGGGTACAGATCGTAAGACTTTAGGTCTTGATGGTACAGAGCTGTATAGCGTGATTGGTAATATTGCGCCACGTTCGACTTTAACTTTAGTGATTGAGCGTTCAACCGATGATGGTAAGAACCAGATTATTGAAGTTCCAGTCACTTGTCGTCTGGATACTGAAGAAGAAGTACATGTGTATGAAGCGGGTGGGGTATTACAGCGCTTTGCACAGGATTTCTTGGAAGGAAATGTGGCTTAA
- a CDS encoding IS4-like element ISAbe18 family transposase yields the protein MSHQNTVFHELIKPVVRQDFEQLAKVHHVGQKFRAASRWDQFIAILMSQFSCRQSLRDIQSNLECQQEKLSHLGAKSIPRSTLARINEQQPAALYQQLFHKLLKYYEHSKVAHKFRFKNPLYSLDASHIDLSLSLCEWAKVHDSKASMKLSIGLNHSNDIPEFVAVENGKENDMVQGRKFQFPAGSIVVFDKGYVDYQWYANLTAQNIGFVTRFRPKSVYQVIQQHPVLESKGILKDETIQLNSAHALKRKAPVLRRIEYRDQQSGKHFSFLSNNFHLAASTIAAIYKDRWKVELFFKAIKQNLKLKAFLGRSRNAIQTQIWIAMIAYLLVSFAQHLGKTGWTVQRLLRIIQVNLFERRTLKALFSPDKIPIKQEEAQMSFLL from the coding sequence TTGTCACATCAGAATACCGTATTTCATGAGCTAATTAAACCTGTTGTGCGACAGGATTTTGAACAACTTGCTAAAGTACACCATGTTGGACAGAAATTTAGAGCGGCTTCCCGGTGGGATCAGTTTATTGCCATATTGATGTCTCAATTCTCTTGTAGACAAAGTCTGAGAGATATTCAATCCAATTTGGAGTGCCAACAGGAAAAGCTAAGTCATCTCGGAGCAAAGTCTATTCCCCGAAGCACGCTGGCACGAATCAATGAGCAGCAGCCTGCTGCCTTGTATCAACAGCTATTTCACAAGTTGCTTAAATACTATGAACACTCAAAAGTAGCTCATAAATTTCGCTTTAAGAATCCCTTGTATTCCTTGGATGCCAGTCATATTGACCTGTCGCTTTCCTTATGTGAATGGGCCAAAGTTCACGACTCAAAAGCCAGCATGAAACTCAGCATAGGATTGAATCACAGCAATGATATTCCTGAGTTTGTTGCAGTTGAAAATGGCAAAGAAAATGACATGGTACAAGGCCGCAAATTCCAGTTTCCTGCTGGCAGCATTGTAGTTTTTGATAAAGGCTATGTCGATTACCAATGGTATGCAAATCTGACTGCTCAAAACATTGGATTTGTCACACGTTTTAGGCCTAAATCTGTGTATCAGGTGATCCAGCAACATCCAGTGCTTGAATCCAAAGGTATTCTAAAAGATGAAACCATTCAGCTGAATAGCGCACATGCCCTAAAAAGAAAAGCCCCAGTGTTAAGAAGAATTGAATATAGAGATCAGCAAAGTGGCAAGCACTTTAGCTTTCTCAGCAATAACTTTCATTTAGCCGCCTCCACCATTGCGGCGATTTATAAAGATCGTTGGAAAGTTGAGCTGTTCTTTAAGGCGATTAAGCAGAATCTCAAATTAAAAGCGTTTCTAGGCCGCAGCAGGAACGCAATTCAGACACAAATCTGGATTGCGATGATCGCCTATTTATTGGTGAGTTTCGCTCAACATTTAGGGAAAACAGGTTGGACAGTTCAACGTTTACTCAGAATAATTCAAGTGAATTTGTTTGAAAGAAGAACTTTAAAAGCTTTATTTTCACCCGATAAAATACCCATAAAACAAGAGGAAGCTCAAATGAGCTTCCTCTTGTGA
- a CDS encoding zinc ribbon-containing protein, translated as MVTAGEKPGTGFYFCVQCGHRTYLEIGTDRLPPCTKCQGNQFNNKNA; from the coding sequence ATGGTTACTGCTGGCGAAAAACCCGGAACAGGCTTCTATTTTTGTGTTCAATGCGGACACCGCACCTACTTAGAAATTGGTACTGATCGTTTACCACCGTGTACCAAATGCCAAGGCAATCAATTTAACAATAAGAATGCCTAA
- a CDS encoding DUF6868 family protein, with translation MNLDIWCRFLLFCTLINYVILMIWFMVFVFARNWMKQVHGKWFRLSDTSFDVIHYSGMAVYKIGILLFNLTPLIAIYLMNQG, from the coding sequence ATGAATCTCGATATCTGGTGTCGTTTTTTACTGTTTTGCACACTCATTAATTATGTCATTCTCATGATCTGGTTCATGGTCTTTGTCTTTGCCCGAAACTGGATGAAGCAGGTGCATGGAAAATGGTTTCGGCTGTCAGACACCAGTTTTGATGTGATTCATTATTCGGGTATGGCGGTGTATAAAATTGGCATTCTGCTGTTTAACCTGACACCGTTAATTGCAATCTATCTGATGAATCAAGGCTAA
- a CDS encoding SIMPL domain-containing protein — protein MNQFKPALILGALICLGMIIAGWILGNSALKIKQYERIVSVKGLSEREVKADVAVWPIRFNAGNQDLAELYDTMQSNTQEIQTFLKNEGFSAEEITSASPSITDKYAQQYGGDANVALRYTASQTITVYTHNIDTVRKAQSRLVVLGRKGIAFAGDDSGQRTEYLFTKLNDIKPAMIEQATENARSVAEKFAADSKSSLGKIKSANQGLFSIEDRDSNTPYLKKVRVVSTVDYYLAD, from the coding sequence ATGAATCAATTCAAACCGGCCCTGATTTTAGGTGCCTTGATTTGCTTAGGGATGATTATTGCCGGATGGATTCTGGGTAATAGCGCGCTGAAAATTAAACAATATGAACGTATAGTTTCGGTCAAAGGCTTGTCGGAACGCGAAGTCAAAGCCGATGTGGCGGTATGGCCGATCCGCTTTAATGCCGGCAATCAGGATCTGGCCGAGTTGTATGACACCATGCAAAGCAATACCCAGGAAATTCAGACTTTTCTAAAAAATGAAGGCTTTAGTGCGGAAGAGATCACCAGCGCCTCACCCAGTATTACCGATAAATACGCGCAGCAATATGGTGGTGATGCCAATGTCGCACTGCGCTATACCGCCAGCCAGACCATTACCGTCTATACCCACAACATCGATACAGTACGCAAAGCGCAAAGCCGTTTGGTGGTTTTGGGCAGAAAAGGCATTGCCTTTGCTGGAGATGATTCTGGACAAAGAACGGAATATTTGTTTACCAAGCTGAATGACATCAAGCCGGCAATGATTGAACAAGCCACCGAAAATGCCCGCAGTGTGGCAGAAAAATTTGCTGCCGATTCAAAGAGCAGTCTGGGCAAAATCAAGTCCGCCAATCAGGGACTGTTTAGTATTGAAGATCGTGACAGCAATACACCCTATTTGAAGAAAGTCCGCGTGGTCTCGACAGTCGATTATTATCTGGCAGATTAA
- a CDS encoding pseudouridine synthase, whose amino-acid sequence MPINLDFIYCPPQEPLQIVYEDDDLLVIEKPAGLLSVPGRLPEHHDSAYLRVLDQYPQAKITHRLDMATSGILMFAKHRDAEVAVSKMFQARTVHKNYVALVQGKLEGQGSVEVPLITDWENRPRQMVHYELGKAAKTLYQAIEYLPQQDISRVLLTPITGRSHQLRVHMLHLGHPITGDKIYHPEPQRSPLNRMALHASYLAFIQPLSGIPVEIKTAIPF is encoded by the coding sequence ATGCCGATTAACCTCGACTTTATTTATTGCCCACCGCAAGAGCCGTTGCAGATTGTTTATGAAGATGATGATCTGCTGGTGATTGAAAAGCCGGCCGGATTATTGTCGGTGCCGGGGCGTTTACCTGAACATCATGACAGCGCTTATTTACGGGTTTTAGATCAGTATCCGCAGGCTAAAATTACCCATCGTCTGGATATGGCCACCTCGGGTATCTTGATGTTTGCCAAACACCGCGATGCAGAAGTGGCGGTGAGTAAAATGTTTCAGGCGCGCACCGTGCATAAAAATTATGTTGCACTGGTACAAGGCAAACTTGAAGGACAGGGCAGCGTCGAAGTACCTCTGATAACTGACTGGGAAAACCGTCCGCGTCAAATGGTGCATTATGAACTGGGCAAAGCCGCCAAAACCTTATATCAGGCAATAGAATATCTACCCCAGCAAGACATTAGCCGAGTGTTACTGACACCTATTACCGGCCGTTCCCATCAGCTACGCGTGCATATGCTGCATCTGGGTCATCCCATTACTGGTGATAAAATTTATCATCCTGAACCCCAGCGCAGTCCTTTGAATCGTATGGCCTTGCATGCCAGTTATCTGGCCTTTATCCAGCCTTTGAGTGGTATCCCGGTCGAAATTAAGACAGCCATACCGTTCTAA
- a CDS encoding DUF4041 domain-containing protein, whose translation MLSMALFVLASILICALLWSLKVQASLRSNIQFLQENLDHSRSKLADYETQVDELNYEITQLRVQNGSLNIALNKYKKYQDIWDIEQYIINRTLQAENFVEATKLDASIMIDDLKAYIARVKDYLAQFQAQAVAEVEQEARQSLHGYYEQAKQQHRLQEVLSALQHKIQAQRFGLQLPATQVLEQLIEGYSETDAVRHLRNVRDRIQQAIEKQQVASCNYVDDNRRRSTIEILSLAFNCKADLYLSQLSTENLGEILQALKDDYVLLNYTGQALSQAMIQESYLDLRLEELKFAALVLQLKQDHLHPYIA comes from the coding sequence ATGCTCAGTATGGCTCTCTTCGTTCTCGCGAGTATTTTAATATGTGCATTGCTATGGAGCTTAAAGGTACAGGCTTCATTACGCAGCAATATCCAGTTTTTACAGGAAAACCTGGATCATTCCCGCAGCAAATTGGCAGATTATGAAACTCAAGTCGATGAATTGAATTATGAAATCACCCAATTGCGGGTACAAAATGGCAGTTTAAACATTGCCCTGAATAAATATAAAAAATATCAGGATATCTGGGATATCGAGCAATATATTATTAACCGGACTTTGCAGGCCGAAAACTTTGTTGAAGCGACCAAGCTGGATGCTTCGATCATGATCGATGATCTCAAAGCCTATATCGCAAGAGTAAAAGATTATCTTGCCCAGTTTCAGGCGCAGGCCGTGGCCGAGGTTGAGCAGGAGGCCCGACAAAGTTTGCACGGTTATTATGAACAGGCTAAACAACAGCATCGCTTGCAAGAGGTATTGAGTGCTTTACAGCATAAAATACAGGCCCAGCGCTTCGGCTTGCAGCTTCCCGCAACACAGGTTTTAGAGCAGCTGATTGAGGGTTATAGCGAAACGGATGCGGTTCGGCATTTACGCAATGTCCGTGACAGAATTCAACAGGCCATAGAAAAACAGCAGGTGGCGAGCTGTAATTATGTCGACGACAATCGCCGTCGAAGTACTATTGAAATCCTTAGTCTGGCTTTCAACTGTAAGGCAGATTTATATCTCTCTCAATTAAGCACAGAAAATCTGGGCGAGATATTGCAAGCCTTAAAGGATGATTATGTCTTGCTGAATTATACCGGGCAGGCACTGAGTCAGGCGATGATTCAAGAATCCTATCTTGATCTGCGTTTAGAGGAGCTCAAGTTTGCTGCACTGGTTTTGCAATTGAAACAAGATCATCTGCATCCATACATCGCTTAG
- a CDS encoding ribonuclease E inhibitor RraB — MSRDYNQFPDDENGNVLWQMHQDGDDLQEAHEIEFSIAFADEAQADRCALHLLKEEQKISLFQDEDSDTLEWIITIYVYMEPAYEDIVDLEQWFSKIAAQFQGEYDGWGCMAYVYDDELDDEESSLRSS; from the coding sequence ATGTCACGTGATTACAATCAATTCCCTGACGATGAAAATGGCAATGTACTGTGGCAAATGCATCAGGATGGCGACGACTTGCAAGAAGCGCACGAAATTGAATTTTCGATTGCCTTTGCGGATGAAGCGCAGGCAGATCGTTGTGCCTTGCATCTATTAAAAGAAGAGCAAAAAATCAGCCTGTTTCAGGACGAAGATAGCGATACCTTGGAATGGATCATCACGATTTATGTATATATGGAGCCTGCCTACGAAGATATCGTGGATCTGGAACAATGGTTCAGCAAAATCGCTGCACAATTTCAGGGTGAATATGATGGTTGGGGCTGTATGGCCTATGTCTATGATGATGAGCTGGATGACGAAGAGAGCAGCCTGCGTAGTAGCTGA